The following proteins come from a genomic window of Natronosalvus vescus:
- a CDS encoding DUF7344 domain-containing protein, giving the protein MGAADEVSLGGHKPVGTTEHSGLSEDELFQLLANQRRRHILLALIREGKPLDIGILSQEIAAWEDGNELEEVSSKDRKRVYTALQQSHLPKMDKVGVLEYDRDRGMVEPTSTLEDVEHYLGSVRGRELPWSDYFLGVTVLVAIVLGGVALELAPFTLLPSFVWSVFVVVVLAVLAVTHRYYLRQSRPEIASEWSR; this is encoded by the coding sequence ATGGGGGCTGCAGACGAGGTGTCCTTGGGGGGACACAAGCCAGTGGGGACAACGGAGCACTCAGGGCTCTCAGAAGACGAACTCTTTCAACTCTTAGCTAACCAACGCCGACGACACATCCTCCTGGCGCTCATACGCGAGGGGAAACCACTCGATATCGGTATACTCTCTCAGGAGATCGCCGCCTGGGAAGACGGCAACGAACTCGAGGAGGTCTCGAGCAAGGATCGAAAGCGGGTCTACACCGCGTTGCAGCAGTCGCATCTGCCGAAGATGGACAAGGTGGGCGTACTCGAGTACGACAGGGACAGGGGGATGGTCGAGCCGACATCGACACTCGAGGACGTCGAACACTACCTGGGTTCTGTTCGCGGTCGCGAACTGCCCTGGAGTGACTACTTTCTGGGCGTGACGGTGCTGGTTGCGATCGTCCTCGGTGGGGTCGCACTCGAATTGGCCCCGTTCACGCTCTTGCCGTCGTTCGTCTGGAGCGTCTTCGTCGTGGTCGTCCTCGCCGTCTTGGCAGTTACCCACCGGTACTACCTTCGACAGAGCCGACCGGAAATTGCCAGTGAGTGGTCGAGATAG
- a CDS encoding ATP-binding protein yields the protein MLPRGRLLSAAGSRRVIGLLGSLFVVFAVGRAVLASGQGEPAVNILIITLMIGVPGFLLVYGAYWLASTDIDPDFYPHIARWCLAGFGVMTCILVVYHLQPGESVSTRAPPILTALASVAGFAVGINDGQARTRTYEVETRNQQLEQYETVVETAHDGIYVLDEERRFELVNESFVGLTTFSRSELLGQHASTVFGDEFVSTEAEQWKRATPDELPLFEETIAAGPNETRTVENRFVLLDESGGEKRIGVLRDVTERKAYQRKLEESEQRYRTLVESFPSGAITMFTEDLRYTFADGQILEEIDLPVDDLEGTTIHDLYPDDLVADLEPAFRAVFEGESTETDVSFLDRIWNVHIVPVRDDDGDVFAGMLVAVDITKRNEYKRKLEESNERLEQFAYAASHDLQEPLRMVSSYLQLIERRYGNRLDEDGEEFLEYAVDGADRMRSMIESLLQYSRVETKGEEFSPVDLEGVLEDVRTALHVRIDEHEATMTSSSLPTVEGDEHQLHQVFQNLVSNALEYSGDSSPRVHVSAERNGETWIVSVRDEGIGIEAEDQDRIFNIFERAGSANDVSGTGIGLALCERIVERHGGEIWVESEPGSGSTFSFTLPQAPDYV from the coding sequence ATGCTACCTCGTGGACGCCTGCTGTCTGCTGCTGGTTCGAGACGCGTCATCGGCCTCCTCGGTAGCCTATTCGTCGTCTTTGCCGTCGGCCGCGCAGTTCTCGCGAGTGGGCAAGGCGAACCAGCTGTGAATATTCTCATCATTACTTTGATGATAGGTGTGCCGGGATTCCTCCTCGTATATGGTGCGTATTGGCTCGCAAGCACCGATATCGATCCCGACTTCTATCCGCACATCGCTCGCTGGTGTCTCGCCGGATTCGGCGTAATGACCTGCATCCTCGTGGTTTACCACCTCCAGCCCGGAGAAAGTGTTTCCACGAGGGCGCCACCGATCTTGACTGCACTCGCCAGCGTTGCGGGCTTCGCGGTGGGCATCAACGACGGGCAAGCGAGAACGCGAACATACGAAGTCGAAACTCGCAACCAGCAGCTCGAGCAGTACGAAACGGTCGTCGAAACGGCTCACGATGGTATCTACGTCCTCGACGAGGAGCGACGGTTCGAACTCGTCAACGAGTCGTTTGTCGGTCTGACCACGTTTTCCCGCTCGGAGTTATTGGGTCAACACGCCTCGACGGTGTTCGGCGATGAGTTCGTATCAACTGAGGCCGAACAATGGAAGCGTGCGACGCCGGATGAACTTCCGTTGTTCGAGGAGACGATAGCGGCTGGCCCGAACGAGACCCGAACGGTCGAGAACCGGTTCGTCCTTCTGGACGAAAGCGGTGGTGAGAAGCGGATCGGAGTGCTCCGGGATGTCACCGAGCGAAAAGCGTACCAGCGCAAACTAGAAGAGAGCGAGCAGCGCTACCGGACGCTTGTCGAGAGCTTCCCAAGCGGGGCGATCACTATGTTCACCGAAGACCTTCGGTATACGTTTGCAGACGGGCAAATCCTCGAGGAGATCGATCTACCTGTCGATGACCTCGAGGGGACGACGATCCACGACCTCTACCCCGATGATCTCGTGGCCGACCTCGAGCCGGCGTTCCGAGCCGTCTTCGAGGGGGAGTCGACCGAGACGGATGTCTCGTTTCTCGATCGCATCTGGAACGTACACATCGTTCCCGTCAGGGACGACGACGGCGACGTGTTCGCAGGGATGCTCGTCGCAGTCGACATCACCAAGCGAAACGAGTACAAACGGAAACTCGAGGAATCAAACGAACGTCTGGAACAGTTCGCCTACGCCGCCTCACACGACCTGCAGGAGCCGCTTCGGATGGTCTCGAGTTACCTCCAGCTGATCGAACGGCGCTACGGGAACCGACTCGACGAGGACGGCGAGGAGTTCCTCGAGTACGCCGTCGACGGTGCCGATCGAATGCGATCGATGATCGAGAGTCTGCTCCAGTACTCCCGGGTGGAAACCAAGGGTGAAGAGTTTTCACCGGTCGATCTGGAGGGCGTTCTCGAGGACGTTCGAACGGCTCTGCACGTTCGAATCGACGAACACGAGGCTACCATGACGAGCTCCTCGCTGCCAACCGTCGAGGGGGACGAGCACCAACTGCATCAGGTCTTTCAGAACCTGGTGTCGAACGCGCTCGAGTATAGCGGTGATAGCTCACCTCGGGTTCACGTTTCGGCCGAGCGAAACGGGGAGACGTGGATCGTCTCAGTTCGCGATGAGGGAATCGGTATCGAGGCCGAGGATCAAGACCGGATTTTCAACATTTTCGAGCGAGCTGGGTCGGCCAATGACGTTTCGGGAACGGGGATCGGCCTGGCCCTCTGTGAACGAATCGTCGAGCGCCACGGCGGCGAGATCTGGGTCGAGTCCGAACCCGGATCCGGGTCGACGTTCTCGTTCACGCTGCCTCAAGCGCCCGATTACGTGTAA